The genomic window TCAATGTGCAATTCACACACCAAACTATGATTGGTTGAATAATCTGGACTTTACAGCACCATCCTAGGATCCTACAAAAAGTGCCAATTAAATTTACTTCATGctaattgtttttttcctgtctgaaagGTGGGATATTTTATAATGTGAGCTTAGAAAGCATTTGGACGAAGGGGTTATATTGCCAAGCCCATTCTAGCTATTACCTCACTATTAGTCATAGTAACATCATTCTGACAGTCCCATAGAAAACCATTCTTCCTGTTAGTCTCTTCTCATACAGCACCTGAAGGCAGCTAACTGGGacttttgattgctttttgttttggtttggtttttatgttttgtattttttttctgaagaaaagggaTTTGGGGAAAACATATGGTATTTGTGAAGTTCTTAGCAAGAGTTTACTTTCATCACTGAGTAGAACCACCAAACATTACCAGAGTACAGTAAGAAGCACCAGCCAGAAGGAAATTAATacaattataattaattaattataagAGAATCTATTTCAGATGGAGAACACTATCAAGCAATCTGAGAATGATCTCAACAAACTCTTGGAATCTACTCGTCGCCTGCATGAGGAGTACAAACCCCTGAAGGAGCATGTAGATGCTCTGCGGATGACTCTGGGCTTGCAGAGGCTGCCAGATCTgtgtgaggaggaagagaaactgTCCCTTGAGTAAGTCTCCAAAGCAAACATTATCTGGgtttatatttataaatctaACTAATAATTTAGctcttaattttattctttggtTTTGTCATTCTAATTTGGTAGGTGGAAGAAAGAACTTAAGAGGTATGCATGAAAAGAAAGTTATCAAAAAGGAGATGTGGGAGCACATGTATAtgataacattattttaatttgttggaAGTTAGATTATTCCAAGCTGCAAACTCTACATATGATGTGTAAAAATTCGAGAGTATTTGTTTCTCTAGattttatattgtatattgttttttctaacaaggtatttttttcctgattttttttttttttttgcttgtttagcAGAGATAGAAGACAATACAAGAAAGGCATACAAAGCAATTATTCTTCAGTTGATTTGTGGTCCTGCTAgtcatatttgattttttttttttgctgcatgCACATGGCAGTGCCATTTAGACATCTACCTGTGACCATAAAAACTAAAAGTTTACCCTAGATGTGAAATAGATTTGGATAATGAcatcagtttcatttttcaaggcGTAACCTAGAAGGTGGCAGAATTAGCTACTATTCAAAGAGCAGTGTCCTTTGTTTAACAGATCAGTTTTAAATGCAATTGATGTTTTAAGAAAACTACATTTCTTAATGCCCAGCACATTTGGCATCACTTTAACTGATACACAGTTTTCAAGATTTCTCaggatttcttcagaaatgcagttttctgttcAAAGCAGCTTGACACCACAAAGAAATGCATAAATctgttgtattaaaaatattaacagaatataaatagaaatagagAGTTTGACAGTGGTACATCTAAAGCTGTTAAAGATTAAGTATGTACAGTATATATTTTCTAGCCTATTAGTTTTATATTTAGTTGTAAATCAAGATGCCTTAGAAGCTAACAGTCATTTCCATTCTTCTTAAATCTGTCTGATGTGCTCAAATGTAGAGGAACATACCAGCAACTCTATTTAAGAATTAGTCCAAGAGGTGTCTAAATGTAGGCAATTTGATTCTAATGGGGAAATGTAATAGAGAAATATGGTCCATTGTATCTTAACACAAATTAtcccttaaaaataatgaaatagtcCAGAAGGtgtttatctttatttatttatttatttatttattttggtctagctactttgaaaagcagaaagcagaatggCAGACAGAACCACAGGAGCCTCCCATTCCAGAatctctggctgcagctgcagcagctgcccaaCAGCTGCAAGTGGCTAGGAAACAAGATACCAGACAGACAGCAACTTTCAGACAACAGCCACCTCCAATGAAGGTCAGGAGATGgaatgttctgttttttctcttgtgtcaTTGAAATATACAATCTTTATAAAATTGATCAGTAgttacaaaaagtaaaaatgatgcGTCctgattctgatttttttttcttcaggagttCATATCAAAAGCAATCCCAGCAGACTTAAACTAGTAGCACCAGTCATCAAGGGTTCACAAGGCTTTATTTTGACTCCTTTATGACCTAAGAATCTCCATAGAGATGCAGGCAATTCTCACTTTGTGTTTCATGTGAGAGAAAGGCATGGAAGAAAGATGCTGGGTAAAAGAAAGACCAATAGCTGGGAGGTAATCCACAATGGATACATATTAGAAGCAATGCACATATTTTATGAGGAAATACAACTATTTGTGGTAGAAATTACCAGAGAAGGTTATTGATTCTGTACTTCTTGGTATCTTCAAATCAAGATTAATGCGTGGATTAGTTCAACCTAACTATAAGCACTTAAGTGAGGTGTACTACTTTGAACAGTCATACTCAGCTCTTTGTGTAGTcagtagaaacagaaaagtagtTGCATACTATCCATCCCACCCTAGTTTCAAAGATTCATGGACTAGGAAGGCAAACTCAGGTATGTGTATTTCATAGTTATGTACTTACTATCTAGAGTTAGGTCAGCAAAAATCCTTTCTGAGAGTAATACACTTCAGTCAAATGGAAGTTTGAGGGCTGAGTATGGAACAAAAAGGTAGAGTGCTGTATCTTGTGTTAAATATGTAGAATTAATCTAATCACCCTCTCTGCCTTGAATGCTGTGAAATTGCAGTCAGACTTCACTATAACTTCTCTGACTCAGTGAACTATTACCCTTGTAGACACATGGAAAgcttaaaatgaaatggaatttaGTTCTGAGATTATTGATACAGGCCTGACCCATGTGTTTGCTGAACTGTAGTTTAAATACAATGAGATATGTTACTTTTTCCTTTGGCCTGAAGTTACTGTACAGTCTAGAGACCTGGATATAAAATTTAGCATTGAATTGCCCTTAAAGGCAAGAAGTCTTGCCTTGGTTATTTTTTGCAGTATTGATACTCAATAACCCATGTATCAATGCCACTTAAATGTTTATAACAAAAGGCTGCGATGTCGCATTTCAGGCATGTTTATCGTGTCACCAACAAATTCATCGGAATGCACCCATATGTCCACTCTGCAAAGCAAAGAGCCGATCTCGGAATCCCAAAAAGCCCAAGAGGAAACAGGATGAATGAAACGCAGAAGACTGACAAGCAAAATGTGACCTCTTCCAATACCCTTCCAGTAGAACTGTAAATTTGGCCAGACTTTACTGAAGTGCAGACTCAAGTATGACCAACCCTTTGTTTTCTATCCAATGCAATGTAAGCACAATGTTCCTGTCCTGTCTTAATTTCCTTCTGGCCCTTAGGATttagttttaagaaaataagtacTAATGGTGCTacaattttaacatttcagtcATTCCATGTTTTGGACTCATAAGCAACACAGAATTCGTACACAGGTATCCTAAATGCCAGACTACACCTACTGGCCAAATGTGATTACTACAAATGCTTTTATGTCTAAAAACAGATGTTACTAAAAgattattcttattttcctattttctgaTAATAGGAGACTATTTGAGatgcagaaaaatctgtttgtttgtttgtttcacgaaagaacaatttgttttccatgctgGTATGATTGTGTAGGCTTGGGTATCAagtagaacatttttttttttttttttttaatatgggacatgttcaggaaaaaaagaaatggtttaTACAAGAAATCAGTGTATTTTAGGCCACAAGTGAATTTTGATTTACTGGAGTTTGATTGTATCGTTCCATCAAATTTGGCTTAAAATTTGGAGGAGGGATCCAGTTATAGTCTGTGTGTGAAGTActaaaaattacagaatttgTGTCATCTTTAGCATCTTAATGTGATATTATTTTCAGCAGTCAGAAgactaatttatttaaatataaggTTTAAATGAATACATCAGTAGTCCTCCTAGGCTTTAGGGCAAACAAGCTCACTGTAGTTCTCTAGGAAACATGCATCAAATACCCCAAACTTCTATGTCCACAGACTGCAACGGTAGTCATTCTGCACGTCTCCCCTTTCTGGTTTCTATAGCAGAAATCTTTGGCAGACGTATCATCTGTTGGATCACAGGGAAGTTTAATAACATGTGCTGGTAACAGTATCAActaaaaaatgatgtatttcaCTAGAACTGCctgttttttgcttcttttttttattattattattatttttattttttgggggggaggggttgtttttctccctgacCAAAACTTCCCATTATTGTATCTTTTAATAAGCCATTATGAAGTTAGTTttatttcatcctgttttttttttttttttcttcctctgcatgtGTGACAAAAGAACCCCAATTAGAGGATCCTGCAGACCCCTCCGTTTATCTCTGTCTTCCCTATTTCATCTGATGCAGCTGCAGTTTCTCCAACAGGGAGGGTGGCAGCAACCCAACTACAGAACAGGGCCTTCAGACTTACTTATTTCTAATTCCAGTTTTGTCACCAACTTTTTTGACTAAACTGATCTTAAGTATTATATATTCTTTTCACTAAGTTCAGTAGACAGGGACTGCCTGTTTGCATTCAGCCTCTCTTTT from Aythya fuligula isolate bAytFul2 chromosome 13, bAytFul2.pri, whole genome shotgun sequence includes these protein-coding regions:
- the ZC4H2 gene encoding zinc finger C4H2 domain-containing protein; amino-acid sequence: MADEQEIMCKLESIKEIRNKTLQMEKIKARLKAEFEALESEERHLKEYKQEMDLLLQEKMAHVEELRLIHADINVMENTIKQSENDLNKLLESTRRLHEEYKPLKEHVDALRMTLGLQRLPDLCEEEEKLSLDYFEKQKAEWQTEPQEPPIPESLAAAAAAAQQLQVARKQDTRQTATFRQQPPPMKACLSCHQQIHRNAPICPLCKAKSRSRNPKKPKRKQDE